gttttctaaataaatacatttttccgtataaatacatatgtacagtatattttacataattactaCTGTTATtagagcaaaaatgtttttgactatttagatttattttatttattcattcattttgttttattttttatttattttctgtaaattaaaaaatctcaaaacaaaagacattttgtcactaaaagccaacaaaaatgattaatgttatatgttattattttttaattaattatttattaacaataactattatttattaattattaaaccttaagtttttcatctaatattcatttttcatgttattaTTTCAGCTTCTTTTTAAATAGCCCTAATgtcttagttttagttaacaataataataataatgtatggcaaataaaaatgaaaactggtACTATTGATACAGAAATGGACTTTGGTGTACATATGACTCACATCTGCTCTATGAGCCCCATCCTCCTGCAATTCACAAATATTTCGCCAGGTGATTAATTCCCACAACCTCACTTTTACAAAATCATGCAATTTTTAACacctaaccccgcccctaaTCCACTGGGGTTTAAGACAAATCGTACAAAGAGTGAGGTCGTATGAATTAGCCGTCTCGTATAATACACACAGATTGGTCGCGAGACTGTGTCGCACACACAAagtccatttttgtttttatttggtgtactGTTTGTACCGTAAGATGGGACTGGTTTGAGACGTGAAGAGCTCTGATCTGTGTTTCTTCAGGAGATGGCCGGTCTGAGCTGACTCGCGATGGACGGAGAGAAGAACGTCAGCGTCAGCGCGAACGTCTCCGGCGCGCACGGCCTGTGGGAGGCGGTCACCATAGCAACCGTCTCCGCCGTGGTCAGCCTCATCACCGTCGTGGGCAACGTTCTGGTGATGCTGTCCTTCAAAGTCAACAGCCAGCTGAAGACGGTCAACAACTACTACCTGCTGAGCCTGGCCTGTGCCGACCTCATCATCGGCGTCTTCTCCATGAACCTCTACACCTCCTACATCCTCATGGGCCGCTGGGCTCTGGGGAGTTTGGCCTGCGATCTCTGGCTGGCTTTGGATTACGTGGCCAGTAACGCGTCTGTCATGAACCTGCTGGTCATTAGTTTCGACCGCTACTTCTCCATCACCCGTCCGTTGACGTATCGGGCCAAACGAACGCCGAGGCGAGCGGGAATCATGATCGGCTTGGCTTGGCTCGTGTCTCTGGTCCTCTGGGCTCCTCCGATCCTCTGCTGGCAGTACTTGGTGGGAAAGCGAACGGTCCCCGAAGGACAGTGTCAGATTCAGTTCTTCTCCGAGCCCGTGATTACTTTCGGAACGGCGATAGCCGCCTTTTATATTCCCGTATCCGTCATGACTATCCTCTACTGTCGGATTTATAAAGAAACCGAGCGGCGCACCAAAGACCTGGCCGAGCTCCAAGGAGTCAACTCTGCCAACGATTCGGATCCACCGAATCCCAAGACTCGCTCGTGTTTCGCTTCCAAAGAGGAGCAGCTGACCAACTTCAGCTACGCTTCGTCCGAAGACGAGGAGCGCTCGGCTTCTCCCTGCGTCTTCGCCGAGACCAGACACAAAAAGTGCGTCTCGTACAAATTCAAAGACGTGAAGAGCGCTAACGCAGAGGAGAAGCCGGCGTCGTTCTCGTCGGCCGAGTCCGTGAACGCCCCGTCCTCCTCGTCTTCCTCCAAACCCGCCGAGGGCACGCTGAAGAGCCAGATCACCAAGAGGAAGAGGATGGTCCTGATCAAGGAGAAGAAGGCGGCGCAGACCCTCAGCGCCATCCTGCTGGCCTTCATCCTCACCTGGACGCCCTACAACATCATGGTGCTGGTGTCCACCTTCTGCTCCGACTGCGTCCCGCTGGCGCTCTGGCACCTGGGATACTGGCTGTGTTACGTCAACAGCACCGTCAACCCCATGTGCTACGCTCTCTGCAACAAGACCTTCCGCAAGACCTTCCGCATGCTGCTGCTGTGCCGCTGGAGCAAGAAGAGGCCCGAGGAGAAGCTGTACTGGTGCGGAGCGACCCCAGCGGCCGGACACAGACTCACCTGAGAGCTGTCCATCTCAGAGAAACCTGTGAAaactgagaaatattattagagTTTGAACTAGAGCTGAATATGCGTTAAACtcatttgtttctgtattttcagcatcgttcctccagtcttcagcgtcgcacgatccttcagaactcataataatacactgatttactgctcgagGAACATTTCTGaggattattattatgttgaaacagttgtgctgcacagTGTTATTGATACactcaaaagatttttttattcatcacggatgcattcaattgtttaaaagtgacatttatgtTTTAGATAAATATAGGTGCTTTACGATACCGTAGAAGAACTGTTTTGTCTAACTGTTTCCATAAAGAACCTCATTACGTGTCGCTctaaacccgtaagaccttcgttcatcttcagaacacaaatgaagacatatctgatgaaatctgagagcgcTCTGACGCTCCGTAGACAGAAACTCAGATGATCCAGATCCAGAAACCTAGCAAATGCATCGGAAAATCAGTCCGTGTGACATCAGTGACTCAAAAAAACTTCCTCTTCTAGTTAcgttttctgtcattttgagGAGAACCCTTCATCTGGAGAACCTTTCTATTTCAGGAAAGCATCTTTGTAGCGAAAGACgtttcttcagattataaaaatgtaagaaagagatggttctttaaagaacctttgactgaatgttggttcttctgtggcattgctgtgaaatgtattcatctgtgaatcctgaaaaaaatctgatctATCAcatatttccacaaaaatattaagcagcacaactttttcaacattgataataatcagaaatgtttcttgaacagcaatTCAGTgcattattctgatttctgaagatcatgtgacgttgaagactgcagtaatgatgctgaaaatcacagaaataaattacactttaacacacattcagagagaatttgttttttttttaagtagaataatatttcacatttttttacagatttttgatcgaataaatgcagactttaaTGAGcggaagagacttctttaattattccaacaataaaaactgcccaaaaatgacaaaaagctcTATGGACGTGAAAACGGCTCCTTCAAGTCTCCTTTAATCAAATCTTGTCTGTATTTGATTCGTTTAATGGatgaatttgtattatttcatcaATGTATA
This sequence is a window from Puntigrus tetrazona isolate hp1 unplaced genomic scaffold, ASM1883169v1 S000000528, whole genome shotgun sequence. Protein-coding genes within it:
- the chrm5a gene encoding muscarinic acetylcholine receptor M5a encodes the protein MDGEKNVSVSANVSGAHGLWEAVTIATVSAVVSLITVVGNVLVMLSFKVNSQLKTVNNYYLLSLACADLIIGVFSMNLYTSYILMGRWALGSLACDLWLALDYVASNASVMNLLVISFDRYFSITRPLTYRAKRTPRRAGIMIGLAWLVSLVLWAPPILCWQYLVGKRTVPEGQCQIQFFSEPVITFGTAIAAFYIPVSVMTILYCRIYKETERRTKDLAELQGVNSANDSDPPNPKTRSCFASKEEQLTNFSYASSEDEERSASPCVFAETRHKKCVSYKFKDVKSANAEEKPASFSSAESVNAPSSSSSSKPAEGTLKSQITKRKRMVLIKEKKAAQTLSAILLAFILTWTPYNIMVLVSTFCSDCVPLALWHLGYWLCYVNSTVNPMCYALCNKTFRKTFRMLLLCRWSKKRPEEKLYWCGATPAAGHRLT